One window of bacterium genomic DNA carries:
- the polA gene encoding DNA polymerase I yields MAKKPKTLFLIDGANYVFRAYYAIRSLATSKGQPTNALYGFTNMLLKLMREHGPDYVAICFDTAEPTFRDELYVEYKANREAPPDDLVRQFPYVEPIVDALAIPAVKKPGFEADDLIGTLARRFASSDLNVVIVSGDKDLMQLVGPNVRILDEMKELWIGEEEVKGRFGVSPGRVVDVLSLAGDASDNVPGVPGIGAKTASKLIAQYGSLDEVLAQADRIDGKVGKAIAEHTKEALLSRQLVTIDTDVELKLDLKELERAEPDQAKMQVIFKELEFTRLLDQLAPQSSISFAKYRLVTEEKALNDVVNNIINKGVLSIDLETDSLDPMRANIAGFALAWEEGSAVYVPVGHTTLLSQQLPYDMVAQEIGALLKDGHIKKIGQNLNYDLTILRRLGFEVQGVDLDTMLASYLIDPSERHGLDPLSSRHLAHTTIRYEEVVGKGAKQRLFTEMDPEECRDYACEDADVALRLSNIFRRRIEEEKLTDLLYNMEMPLLHVLVDMQIAGMRIDSKMLAGLGKEFQEELDQLEVKIHALAGEEFNINSPKQLGEILFEKLSLPGGKRTKTGFSTSQQVLEDLAHRHELPMLVLRWRQLGKLKSTYVDSLQELVNPATGRVHTTFNQATAATGRLSSSDPNLQNIPARTDEGRRIREAFIADPGFVLISADYSQIELRVLAHLSKEEALIKAFAEGRDVHALTASGIFKVPVDKVSREQRGVGKTVNFATIYGQTSYGLAQQLDISQGEAADYIENYFAKYPKVAAYRDEVIERARKEGRVETIFGRRRFFPDIASTNGQLRQIAERMAFNTVFQGSAADIIKIAMIEVHEKLSQVSRESRLLLQVHDELVIEAPEKDAERVRDFLKNAMEQAAKLDVPLVVDTGTGPNWAAAH; encoded by the coding sequence ATGGCAAAAAAGCCTAAGACACTCTTTCTCATCGACGGTGCGAACTACGTCTTCCGCGCCTATTACGCCATACGCTCGCTCGCCACATCGAAGGGACAGCCGACCAACGCGCTCTACGGCTTCACGAACATGCTGCTCAAGCTCATGCGTGAGCACGGCCCCGACTACGTGGCGATATGTTTCGACACCGCCGAGCCCACATTCCGCGACGAGCTGTACGTGGAATACAAGGCCAACCGCGAGGCGCCGCCGGACGACCTCGTCCGGCAGTTCCCTTACGTGGAGCCGATCGTCGACGCCCTGGCCATCCCCGCGGTCAAGAAGCCGGGCTTCGAGGCGGACGACTTGATCGGCACCCTCGCCCGGAGGTTCGCCTCCAGCGATCTCAATGTCGTCATAGTCTCCGGCGACAAGGACCTGATGCAGCTCGTGGGCCCAAATGTCCGCATACTGGACGAGATGAAGGAGCTCTGGATAGGCGAGGAAGAGGTGAAGGGGCGCTTCGGCGTCTCACCGGGCAGGGTGGTGGACGTGCTCTCTCTCGCCGGCGACGCATCGGACAACGTGCCGGGCGTGCCCGGGATAGGGGCAAAGACCGCGTCGAAACTCATCGCACAATACGGCTCGCTCGACGAGGTCCTGGCCCAGGCCGACCGCATAGATGGCAAGGTGGGGAAGGCCATTGCCGAGCATACGAAGGAGGCCCTGCTATCAAGGCAGCTGGTCACGATAGATACGGACGTGGAGTTAAAGCTCGACTTGAAGGAGCTCGAGAGGGCGGAGCCTGATCAGGCGAAGATGCAGGTGATATTCAAAGAGCTCGAATTCACGAGGTTATTGGATCAGCTCGCCCCGCAGTCATCCATCTCGTTTGCGAAATACCGCCTGGTGACTGAAGAAAAAGCTTTAAATGATGTTGTTAACAATATAATAAATAAAGGTGTTTTATCGATTGATCTTGAGACTGACTCCCTTGATCCCATGAGGGCCAACATCGCCGGTTTTGCGCTGGCCTGGGAGGAGGGGTCGGCGGTCTATGTGCCGGTGGGGCACACAACACTCCTCTCTCAACAGCTTCCCTATGACATGGTCGCGCAGGAGATAGGCGCCCTTTTGAAAGATGGCCACATAAAGAAGATCGGCCAGAATCTCAACTACGACCTCACGATCCTCCGGAGGCTTGGCTTCGAGGTGCAGGGGGTCGATCTCGACACCATGCTCGCCTCGTATCTCATAGACCCCTCTGAGAGACATGGGCTCGACCCCCTGTCCAGCAGGCACCTGGCCCACACCACGATCCGCTACGAGGAGGTGGTGGGGAAGGGCGCGAAGCAGAGGCTCTTCACTGAGATGGACCCAGAGGAGTGCCGCGACTACGCGTGCGAGGATGCGGACGTGGCCCTCCGGCTGAGCAACATATTCCGCAGGCGCATCGAAGAGGAGAAGCTCACTGACCTCCTCTATAATATGGAGATGCCGCTCTTGCATGTGCTCGTGGATATGCAGATAGCGGGCATGCGCATCGATTCAAAGATGCTGGCCGGGCTGGGCAAGGAGTTTCAGGAGGAGCTGGATCAGCTCGAGGTCAAGATACACGCCCTGGCCGGGGAGGAGTTCAACATCAACTCGCCGAAGCAGCTGGGCGAGATACTCTTCGAGAAGCTCTCGCTCCCGGGCGGCAAGAGGACCAAGACCGGTTTCTCCACGAGCCAGCAGGTGCTGGAGGATCTGGCCCATCGCCACGAGCTGCCCATGCTCGTGCTCAGGTGGCGGCAGCTCGGCAAGCTCAAGTCCACGTACGTTGACTCCCTGCAGGAACTCGTGAACCCCGCGACAGGCAGGGTGCACACCACGTTCAATCAGGCGACCGCTGCCACAGGGAGGCTCTCCTCCTCTGATCCGAACCTGCAGAACATACCGGCGCGCACGGACGAAGGGAGAAGGATCAGGGAGGCCTTCATAGCCGACCCCGGCTTCGTGCTCATCTCCGCCGACTACTCGCAGATCGAGCTTCGGGTGCTCGCGCACCTCTCCAAGGAGGAGGCCCTGATCAAGGCCTTTGCAGAGGGGCGCGACGTGCACGCGCTCACGGCCTCCGGCATATTCAAGGTCCCGGTGGACAAGGTCAGCCGCGAGCAGCGGGGCGTGGGCAAGACCGTCAACTTCGCCACGATCTACGGTCAGACCTCATATGGGCTGGCTCAGCAGCTGGACATCTCGCAGGGCGAGGCGGCCGACTATATAGAGAACTACTTCGCCAAGTATCCCAAGGTTGCGGCGTATCGCGACGAGGTGATAGAGCGCGCGCGCAAGGAGGGCAGGGTGGAGACGATCTTCGGCCGCCGCCGCTTCTTCCCGGACATCGCGAGCACCAACGGCCAGCTCCGGCAGATAGCCGAGCGCATGGCATTCAATACGGTCTTCCAGGGGAGCGCGGCGGACATCATCAAGATCGCCATGATCGAGGTGCATGAGAAACTCTCGCAGGTATCGAGGGAGTCCAGGCTCCTGCTCCAGGTCCACGACGAGCTCGTGATCGAGGCGCCGGAGAAGGACGCTGAGCGCGTGCGCGACTTCTTGAAGAACGCGATGGAGCAGGCGGCCAAACTCGACGTCCCCCTCGTGGTCGACACAGGCACAGGCCCCAACTGGGCCGCAGCACATTGA
- a CDS encoding folylpolyglutamate synthase/dihydrofolate synthase family protein, producing the protein MDYRQTLTYLDSLQPNAMRMELGPVTEACHIMGDPQQGQKSVHIGGTNGKGSTAAFLSSILGKSGYRVGLYTSPHLIDVRERIQIDRRMMSAEEFASALTEIRGSLPDERMLTYFEMLTLASFMHFSRNKVDVTIYETGMGGRLDATNLVEPLAVIITPIALDHTRYLGTTLKEIAREKCGIIKRGVPTVVAYQPPDVMETIRRVCDDVGSPLVLATPDTINTPLGLDGEHQRQNAACAMEAADILSGLGFKIKDMEDALVETRWPGRLEKVRERPTVILDGAHNVAAAETLASYVRSRIPRERAVLLVGILADKDVAGIMRQLAPLFREVVCVRAPSDRAASPKDLAAVARSSDVKISVEEEVSSALEKTLGRMAPEDSLVVSGSLTVVGMAEDFFAHGKKA; encoded by the coding sequence TTGGACTACAGACAGACGTTGACCTATCTGGATTCGCTCCAGCCCAATGCCATGAGGATGGAGCTGGGGCCGGTCACCGAGGCCTGCCACATCATGGGCGATCCTCAGCAGGGGCAGAAGAGCGTGCACATAGGCGGCACCAACGGCAAGGGCTCGACCGCCGCCTTCCTCTCCTCGATCCTCGGCAAGAGCGGGTACCGCGTCGGGCTCTATACCTCGCCTCACCTCATAGACGTGAGGGAGCGCATCCAGATCGACCGCCGGATGATGAGCGCCGAGGAGTTCGCGAGCGCGCTCACCGAGATAAGGGGCTCGCTGCCGGACGAGAGGATGCTCACCTACTTCGAGATGCTCACTCTCGCCTCGTTCATGCACTTCTCCAGGAACAAGGTGGACGTGACGATCTACGAGACCGGAATGGGCGGCCGGCTCGACGCGACGAACCTGGTCGAACCGCTCGCGGTCATCATCACCCCCATAGCGCTGGACCACACGAGATACCTGGGGACGACGCTGAAGGAGATAGCGCGCGAGAAGTGCGGGATAATAAAGAGGGGGGTGCCGACGGTGGTGGCGTACCAGCCCCCCGACGTGATGGAGACGATCCGCAGGGTCTGCGACGACGTGGGGTCGCCGCTGGTGCTCGCGACCCCGGACACGATCAACACGCCGCTCGGCCTGGACGGCGAGCACCAGAGGCAGAACGCGGCCTGCGCCATGGAGGCCGCCGACATACTCTCGGGTTTGGGTTTCAAGATAAAGGATATGGAGGATGCGCTCGTCGAGACGCGCTGGCCCGGCCGCCTGGAGAAGGTCCGGGAGAGGCCCACGGTGATCCTGGACGGTGCGCACAACGTCGCGGCCGCCGAGACCCTGGCCTCGTACGTGCGCTCCCGGATTCCGCGCGAGCGGGCGGTTCTCCTCGTGGGGATTTTGGCGGACAAGGACGTGGCCGGGATCATGAGGCAGCTGGCGCCGCTCTTCCGCGAGGTCGTCTGCGTCAGGGCCCCCTCCGACAGGGCCGCTTCGCCCAAGGACCTGGCCGCGGTCGCCAGATCTTCGGACGTGAAGATAAGCGTGGAGGAGGAGGTTTCCTCCGCCCTGGAGAAGACGCTGGGCCGCATGGCCCCGGAGGATTCCCTCGTGGTCTCAGGGTCGCTCACGGTCGTGGGCATGGCCGAGGATTTCTTCGCACATGGCAAAAAAGCCTAA
- a CDS encoding GAF domain-containing SpoIIE family protein phosphatase: MDAVFALSQAIARAADPAQVYDLVLGEVVRSLGVEKASIMAYDAQSGMLRIAAARGMDEKVMQSAVVKVGEGISGRVFASHEPLLINDIQASETGPGRDRYRTRSLMSAPVTCFPMKVGEESLGVINVTDRNDGRPFTKEDLKLLTTLTNQAAAYMHILRLSEERAENEKLRQQLEIARQIQYRLLPIEPPSLEGLDVAGRLITAERVGGDYYDCFVTQAKRPSFVIADVSGHSIGAALIMAAFRSAIRAQRDAEYSPSMLVQRINSILYEDLYQSEQFITMAYMQYVGSRRMIQFTTAGHPAPLVWRAADKKFEDAGTEDPILGLEPLSVFHEKQMVVSSGDVILLYTDGIIEAGRRGGERFGRERLMECLRDAVVGNARQIADVVVESAQSFSDPDPLRDDATALVIKIL, encoded by the coding sequence ATGGATGCAGTGTTCGCGCTGAGTCAGGCGATCGCCCGGGCGGCCGATCCTGCCCAGGTCTACGACCTCGTGCTGGGCGAAGTCGTCCGGTCGCTGGGCGTGGAGAAGGCCTCGATCATGGCCTACGACGCGCAGAGCGGGATGCTCAGGATCGCGGCGGCGCGCGGGATGGACGAGAAGGTGATGCAGAGCGCCGTGGTCAAGGTGGGCGAGGGGATATCCGGCCGCGTCTTCGCCAGCCACGAGCCGCTGCTCATCAACGACATCCAGGCCTCCGAGACCGGGCCGGGACGCGATCGCTACCGGACGCGCTCCCTCATGTCGGCGCCGGTGACCTGCTTCCCCATGAAGGTGGGCGAGGAGTCTCTCGGCGTGATAAACGTCACGGATCGCAACGACGGCAGGCCGTTTACGAAAGAGGACCTCAAGCTGCTCACCACGCTCACGAACCAGGCCGCGGCCTACATGCACATACTCAGGCTCAGCGAAGAGCGCGCGGAGAACGAGAAGCTTCGCCAGCAGCTGGAGATCGCGCGGCAGATCCAGTACAGGCTCCTGCCCATCGAGCCGCCCTCGCTGGAGGGGCTGGACGTCGCGGGCAGGCTGATCACGGCCGAGCGCGTGGGCGGCGACTACTACGACTGTTTCGTCACTCAGGCCAAGCGGCCCTCGTTCGTGATCGCCGACGTATCGGGCCACTCCATCGGCGCCGCCCTGATCATGGCCGCGTTTCGCTCGGCGATAAGGGCGCAGCGCGATGCGGAATATTCGCCGTCGATGCTGGTGCAGAGGATAAACTCGATCCTCTACGAGGACCTCTATCAGTCGGAGCAGTTCATAACCATGGCGTATATGCAGTACGTCGGCTCCAGGCGCATGATCCAGTTCACCACGGCGGGCCATCCCGCGCCGCTCGTGTGGAGGGCCGCGGACAAGAAGTTCGAGGACGCGGGGACGGAGGACCCGATACTGGGGCTGGAGCCGCTCAGCGTCTTTCACGAGAAACAGATGGTGGTCTCGTCCGGCGACGTGATCCTGCTCTATACGGACGGGATCATCGAGGCCGGAAGGCGCGGGGGGGAGCGTTTCGGCAGGGAGAGGCTGATGGAATGCCTGAGGGATGCGGTGGTCGGCAACGCGCGCCAGATAGCGGACGTGGTCGTCGAGAGCGCGCAGTCCTTCTCCGACCCTGATCCCCTGCGCGATGACGCGACCGCACTGGTGATCAAAATTTTGTGA
- a CDS encoding ATP-binding protein, whose protein sequence is MPAEGVFSCALTIKSDTRYLSFLRQWVDAAAAAAGRRLGGRARVALKLALVEAVDNAIFHAHGGDGRIPIKVEITFRDDEATVQVVDTGRGIGHPSKILPGLMSDHGRGLFLMRSMMTSVRSRVKDGRHSLRMKLAI, encoded by the coding sequence ATGCCTGCAGAGGGTGTGTTCAGCTGCGCGTTGACCATAAAGAGCGACACGCGCTATCTCTCTTTCCTCCGCCAGTGGGTCGATGCGGCCGCCGCCGCCGCAGGCCGAAGGCTCGGGGGGCGCGCCAGGGTCGCGCTGAAGCTTGCGTTGGTCGAGGCGGTGGACAACGCGATATTCCACGCGCACGGAGGCGACGGCCGGATCCCGATCAAGGTCGAAATCACCTTCAGGGACGATGAAGCTACGGTCCAGGTGGTTGACACGGGGCGCGGGATCGGACACCCTTCCAAAATTCTCCCCGGCCTCATGTCCGACCACGGCAGGGGGCTCTTCCTCATGAGGAGCATGATGACGAGCGTGCGGAGCAGGGTGAAGGACGGCAGGCACTCACTGAGGATGAAACTCGCGATATGA
- a CDS encoding STAS domain-containing protein — translation MNIEVKQQGDIQVMHCGGSLDADTVTSFKKVAYDLVGAGSTRIVIDCANLTFIDSMGLGVLISLLRRVRQRNGDVKVASLSDEVKTIFEVTRLHRLFEVCADWNTAVRKFDK, via the coding sequence ATGAACATCGAGGTGAAACAACAGGGAGATATCCAGGTCATGCACTGCGGAGGCAGCCTGGACGCGGACACTGTGACGTCATTCAAGAAAGTGGCTTACGACCTGGTCGGCGCCGGATCCACGAGGATAGTCATCGACTGCGCCAATCTCACTTTCATCGATTCGATGGGCCTGGGAGTCCTCATATCGCTGCTGCGCAGGGTGCGCCAGCGCAACGGCGATGTGAAGGTCGCCTCGCTGTCGGACGAGGTGAAGACGATCTTCGAGGTGACCAGGCTCCATCGCCTCTTCGAAGTCTGCGCCGACTGGAACACGGCCGTGAGAAAGTTCGACAAATAA
- a CDS encoding sigma-54 dependent transcriptional regulator codes for MGKSSIFVLHDGRELPKVLGAALHAAGLACTFAETRDSGWDAQLGAVDCGIVLLEGKDASGAPLMVERMRGRDDNLPVIVVARSGSLEDAVLAMKAGAYDYLTLPVDEEKLKHSIGNAIRLYSLTKRVFLLENQMGWRRGLDDMVGHSRGMQEIYSMISMVAKSNATVLITGESGTGKELVAHAIHNHSQRKGRTFLDINCGAIPRELLENELFGHERGSYTGADRRYLGSCERADGGTLFLDEISEMDPLLQVKVLRFLQERSFTRVGGTESIKVDVRIITATNRDLAKDVAEGRFREDLYYRLNVVPIHLPPLRERQEDIPMLAKHFLDRYSAKNEKIFLDFAPQAMDMLMNYGWPGNVRELENIIERVVVLHNDSRVKPQHLPGNFKQGGAPRAVPDLPLEPSMAPLDGGKIIPLELVEKYAIEAALKRCLGNVSEAARKLKIGQATMYRKIKQYGLK; via the coding sequence ATGGGAAAGAGCTCGATCTTCGTGCTTCACGACGGAAGGGAATTGCCGAAGGTTCTCGGCGCGGCGTTGCACGCCGCCGGGCTTGCATGCACGTTCGCGGAGACCAGGGACTCCGGATGGGACGCGCAGCTCGGCGCGGTCGACTGCGGGATCGTCCTGCTCGAGGGGAAGGACGCGAGCGGGGCGCCGCTGATGGTCGAGAGGATGCGCGGCAGGGACGACAACCTCCCGGTCATAGTCGTTGCGAGGTCCGGATCGCTCGAGGATGCGGTGCTGGCGATGAAGGCAGGCGCGTACGATTATCTGACCCTGCCGGTCGACGAGGAGAAGCTCAAACACTCCATCGGCAACGCGATCAGGCTCTACAGCCTGACGAAGAGGGTGTTCCTGCTCGAGAATCAGATGGGCTGGAGGCGCGGCCTCGACGACATGGTGGGCCACAGCCGGGGTATGCAGGAGATCTACTCGATGATCTCCATGGTGGCCAAGAGCAACGCCACAGTGCTCATCACCGGCGAGAGCGGCACCGGCAAAGAATTGGTGGCGCACGCCATCCACAACCACAGCCAGAGGAAGGGCCGCACGTTTCTCGACATCAACTGCGGCGCGATCCCGCGGGAGCTCCTGGAAAACGAACTCTTCGGCCACGAACGCGGCTCGTACACGGGCGCCGACCGCCGATATCTGGGCAGCTGCGAGCGCGCGGACGGCGGCACCCTGTTCCTCGACGAGATCAGCGAGATGGATCCTCTGCTCCAGGTGAAGGTCCTTCGCTTCCTGCAGGAGCGGAGCTTCACGAGGGTGGGCGGCACGGAGTCCATCAAGGTGGACGTGAGGATAATCACGGCCACGAACCGCGACCTCGCCAAAGATGTCGCCGAGGGTCGTTTCCGCGAGGACCTCTACTACAGGCTGAATGTGGTTCCGATCCACCTGCCTCCCCTCAGGGAGAGGCAGGAGGACATACCCATGCTCGCCAAACATTTCCTGGACAGATACTCGGCCAAGAACGAGAAGATTTTCCTCGATTTCGCCCCGCAGGCGATGGACATGCTGATGAACTACGGCTGGCCGGGGAACGTGAGGGAGCTCGAGAACATCATCGAGCGCGTGGTGGTGCTCCACAACGACAGCCGGGTGAAGCCCCAGCACCTGCCCGGGAATTTCAAGCAGGGCGGGGCTCCCAGGGCTGTCCCGGACTTGCCGCTGGAGCCGTCCATGGCGCCGCTGGACGGAGGCAAGATCATACCGCTGGAACTGGTGGAGAAATATGCTATAGAGGCTGCATTGAAGCGGTGTCTGGGGAACGTGAGCGAGGCCGCCCGGAAGCTCAAGATCGGCCAGGCCACGATGTATCGGAAGATAAAACAATATGGGCTGAAATAA
- a CDS encoding sigma-54 dependent transcriptional regulator yields the protein MSKEKNLLIVDDDPAIAKVFERLSRDRGWSFSVARSGEDALEQLNAQIFEAAAVDIKLPGLSGLQLLDHAKKSNIPTEIVVITGLGSVETAVAAMKNGAYDYITKPFDDIERVAIMLDKAMDRFRMAQKLRQLERRAPDDVSYEGILGKNRRMQEIFDAIENIAPTTSTVLITGESGTGKELVARAIHARSRRSDKAFVVINCSAIPVYLLESELFGHRKGSFTGAIADKIGLFEEADGGTIFLDEIGEVPPSVQVKLLRILQEGEIRAVGDVDVHHVDVRLITATNRDLAVMVRDGSFREDLFYRINVINLGLPPLRDRQDDIPLLAFHFLRKYSERMKKKVDKISVDALQALQSYSWTGNVRELENVIERAVVLAGQETIAAQDLPAKLLSESFYLMNEESGADFAKFNYQEAKQRAMASFNRAYISATLKEAHGNISFASEKAGMDRSNFKKLIKRYGIDTSEYRGEAEE from the coding sequence ATGTCCAAGGAAAAGAATCTCCTGATTGTCGATGACGACCCCGCGATAGCGAAGGTCTTCGAACGCCTGTCGCGCGATCGCGGCTGGAGCTTTTCGGTGGCGCGCAGCGGAGAGGATGCGCTGGAACAGCTCAACGCGCAGATATTCGAGGCGGCGGCGGTCGACATAAAGCTCCCCGGCTTGAGCGGCCTGCAGCTCCTGGACCACGCCAAGAAGAGCAACATACCGACCGAGATCGTGGTGATCACGGGCTTGGGCTCGGTCGAGACCGCGGTCGCCGCGATGAAGAACGGCGCTTACGACTACATCACCAAGCCCTTCGACGACATAGAGCGCGTGGCGATCATGCTCGACAAGGCGATGGACCGTTTCCGCATGGCCCAGAAGCTGAGGCAGCTCGAGCGGCGCGCCCCCGACGACGTCTCATACGAGGGGATACTCGGGAAAAACCGCCGGATGCAGGAGATCTTCGACGCCATCGAGAACATCGCGCCCACCACCTCCACGGTCCTCATCACCGGCGAGAGCGGCACCGGCAAGGAGCTGGTGGCGCGGGCGATACACGCGAGGAGCAGGCGAAGCGACAAGGCATTCGTGGTGATAAACTGCTCCGCGATACCGGTCTATCTGCTCGAGAGCGAGCTCTTCGGCCACCGCAAGGGTTCGTTCACCGGCGCGATCGCCGATAAGATCGGCCTGTTCGAGGAGGCGGACGGCGGAACGATCTTCCTCGACGAGATCGGCGAGGTGCCTCCGTCGGTGCAGGTGAAGCTTTTGCGCATCCTGCAGGAGGGCGAGATAAGGGCGGTGGGTGACGTCGACGTGCACCACGTGGACGTGCGGCTCATCACCGCGACGAACAGGGATCTGGCTGTCATGGTGCGCGACGGCAGTTTTCGCGAGGATCTCTTCTACCGCATAAACGTCATAAACCTGGGCCTCCCTCCGCTTCGCGACAGGCAGGACGACATCCCGCTGCTCGCGTTCCACTTCCTCAGGAAATACTCCGAGAGGATGAAGAAGAAGGTGGACAAGATCTCCGTGGATGCGCTCCAGGCCCTCCAGAGTTATTCCTGGACGGGCAACGTGAGGGAGCTGGAGAACGTGATCGAGAGGGCGGTGGTCCTGGCCGGGCAGGAGACGATCGCGGCGCAGGACCTGCCGGCGAAGCTCCTCTCCGAGTCGTTCTATCTCATGAACGAGGAGAGCGGCGCGGACTTCGCCAAGTTCAACTATCAGGAGGCGAAGCAGAGGGCCATGGCCTCGTTCAACCGGGCATATATCTCCGCGACGCTCAAGGAGGCGCACGGCAACATCTCGTTCGCCTCCGAGAAGGCGGGCATGGATCGCTCGAACTTCAAGAAGCTGATAAAGAGGTACGGCATAGACACGAGCGAATATCGGGGCGAGGCCGAGGAATAG